CGAGGAAGCAAAAAGTCGGCATAAGAATAGAATGCTGACTCGCCGCAATCAGTGCGATGCGAGACGCCTGTTGGGACAGCCGCCAAACCTACCAGCCGAGTAAGGTTCTTGCCCTGGCGACCGTCGAGCGAAGAGAGCCAGCTGGCCGGCACAGCTCTCTTCAATGCACACTTATCGTAGGCCCGCTATTGGGGGGAAACAAGTGGCGGAAAGACGCACTCCCCCGCTAGCGCCCGCTACTGATGGCAGCAGCCTTCAGTGCAAGTGGTTGAGGATGACGCGATCAATTTTTTTGACCGCTGGCGGGCGTTGTTCGTTGGACGATCGAAAAGAAATTCCGGTTGTCCGACAAAGCTTGTGGACAATTCGCGGCGCGGGAGGGCACCCGCGCGAGGGCTGAAAAAGCGGGCTATTTCCGGCCTGCGGAAGGGAGGCCGAACGAGTTCATCGCTGGCATCAAACCATCGAGCGCGGCGCCAAGGACCGGCGTGCCGGGACGCATGCGGCGCGGGGCGGCGGGTTCGTCGATCCGCAGCCAGCGGAAGGCGCCGCCAGCGCGTTGCGACTCGGCAATGCGGGCGCTGAGCGCCGGCAAGGCAGCCGTACGGCGCGTGCCGCGGTTGTCGACGGCCGCGGCGGCGGGACGCGCTTGCGGCGCGCCGCCGATGATGGCAAGCAGCTCTTGGTGGTCGATCTCCCCTACCCCGTTGTGGGCGACGACGTCGGTGACGCCGAGGCGCGAGCGGACTTGCTCGAGCGCCGAACCGAGACCCCGTTGGTAGGGCTGCCGCAACACGTGGAGCTGCGGGAACTCGCTCGCCAGTTCGCAGGCGACTTCGTAGGTCGCGTCGGTCGAACCATCGTCCACCACCGCCACCTGCAGCCGGCGGCCGGTCGTCTCGGCCAGCTCCATCAACCCCAGCAACGAGGAACGGAGG
This sequence is a window from Lacipirellula parvula. Protein-coding genes within it:
- a CDS encoding glycosyltransferase family 2 protein; this encodes MNQPVTIVLPVHNAERTLRSSLLGLMELAETTGRRLQVAVVDDGSTDATYEVACELASEFPQLHVLRQPYQRGLGSALEQVRSRLGVTDVVAHNGVGEIDHQELLAIIGGAPQARPAAAAVDNRGTRRTAALPALSARIAESQRAGGAFRWLRIDEPAAPRRMRPGTPVLGAALDGLMPAMNSFGLPSAGRK